Proteins encoded by one window of Cinclus cinclus chromosome 14, bCinCin1.1, whole genome shotgun sequence:
- the CPLX2 gene encoding complexin-2 produces the protein MDFVMKQALGGATKDMGKMLGGEEEKDPDAQKKEEERQEALRQQEEERKAKHARMEAEREKVRQQIRDKYGLKKKEEKEAEEKAALEQPCEGSLTRPKKAIPAGCGDEEEEEEESILDTVLKYLPGPLQDMFKK, from the exons ATGGACTTCGTCATGAAGCAAGCGCTGGGCG GGGCCACCAAGGACATGGGGAAGATGCTGGGGGGTGAGGAGGAGAAGGACCCCGATGCgcagaagaaggaggaggagaggcaggaggccCTGCGCCAACAGGAGGAGGAGCGGAAAGCCAAGCACGCCCGCATGGAAGCGGAGCGGGAGAAAGTCCGGCAGCAGATCCGTGACAAG TACGGGctgaagaagaaggaggagaaggaagcagaggagaaagctgctctggagcagccaTGTGAGGGCAGCCTGACGCGCCCCAAGAAGGCAATCCCAGCAGGCTGtggggatgaggaagaggaggaggaggagagcatcCTGGACACCGTCCTCAAGTACCTGCCTGGCCCGCTGCAGGATATGTTCAAGAAGTAA
- the THOC3 gene encoding THO complex subunit 3: MAVSPYVQAMQELFRANTRSREFPAHGAKVHSVAWSCCGRRLASGSFDKTASVFLLEKDRLVKENNYRGHGDSVDQLCWHPSNPDLFVTASGDKTIRIWDVRTTKCIATVNTKGENINICWSPDGQTIAVGNKDDVVTFIDAKTHRSKAEEQFKFEVNEISWNNDNNMFFLTNGNGCINILSYPELKPIQSINAHPSNCICIKFDPMGKYFATGSADALVSLWDVDELVCVRCFSRLDWPVRTLSFSHDGKMLASASEDHFIDIAEVETGEKLWEVQCESPTFTVAWHPKRPLLAFACDDKDGKYDSSREAGTVKLFGLPNDS, encoded by the exons ATGGCGGTGTCGCCCTACGTGCAGGCCATGCAGGAGCTGTTCCGCGCCAACACGCGGAGCCGCGAGTTCCCGGCGCACGGCGCCAAGGTGCACTCGgtagcctggagctgctgcggCCGCCGCCTCGCCTCCGGTTCCTTCGACAAGACCGCCAGCGTCTTCTTGCTCGAGAAGGACCGGCTG GTGAAAGAGAACAACTACCGGGGCCACGGGGACAGCGTGGatcagctctgctggcaccCCAGCAACCCTGACCTCTTCGTCACAGCGTCAGGGGACAAAACCATCCGCATCTGGGATGTCCGCACCACCAAGTGCATCGCCACTGTTAACACCAAAG GTGAGAACATCAACATCTGCTGGAGCCCTGATGGACAGACCATTGCTGTAGGGAACAAGGATGATGTGGTCACCTTCATTGATGCCAAGACTCATCGCTCCAAAGCTGAGGAACAGTTCAAGTTTGAGGTGAACGAGATCTCGTGGAACAACGATAACAACATGTTCTTCCTCACCAATGGGAATGGCTGCATCAACATCCTCAG CTACCCAGAGCTGAAACCCATCCAGTCCATCAACGCCCATCCTTCCAACTGCATCTGCATCAAGTTCGATCCCATGGGGAAGTACTTTGCCACAGGCAGTGCTGATGCATTGGTCAGCCTCTGGGATGTGGATGAGCTGGTGTGTGTCAGATGCTTCTCCAG GCTTGACTGGCCTGTGCGGACGCTGAGCTTTAGCCATGATGGGAAGATGCTGGCCTCGGCATCAGAAGATCACTTCATTGACATTGCTGAGGTGGAGACAG GAGAGAAGCTCTGGGAGGTGCAGTGTGAGTCCCCCACCTTCACAGTGGCCTGGCACCCGAAGAGGCCGCTGCTGGCCTTCGCCTGTGATGACAAAGATGGCAAATACgacagcagcagggaggctggCACTGTCAAGCTTTTTGGGCTCCCCAACGACTCCTGA